TAGTTTTTTCAAGCCTAACAAACCTATTAGGATTCATGTAATCCTCGATGAGATTCGTGGCTTCAGTTTCTTTTACTTTTAGGATCTGGTTCTCCTGTTCCTCTATACTAATATTTCTATGAATAACGCCTAGTCCTCCTAGTTGAGATAATTTAATCGCTAGTTCTGCTTCAGTAACCGTATCCATAGGACTAGAGACTATCGGGATACTTAGCTTGATTTTATCCGTCAGATTGGTTGTCAAGTCAACTTGGTTAGGTTCTACCTTAGATAGCCCTGGTATTATTACAACATCGTCGAATACTAGTATTCTATCACTTAATCGATTCATTTACAAAACCTCCTTGATTTCCGGTTTCAATGGACATTGTTGATTTTAAATATTGTTATTCTATCGGGTTTAAAATGCCCATTTCTAAGGACTATAGCTTGAAACTTTAATCGAGTGTTCAAACTAGATAACTCCTCTATACCTAGTCCAGTTATCTCTGAAACCCCTCTAATGTATGTTAGATTTTGATTAGCAAAAACTATGAAGGTACCTGTATTGGAGTAAACCGTCGAACTCAGATCCCAGGGGTTTTGCGTTGCGTATATTATTCTTAGCTTCTTGCTTCTAGATTCCCTGAAGAGATGATGGGCTTTATTAGATTTGAATATGCCAGGTAAGACTCTCCATGCCTCATCTATTATCAGAACCTTTTCTATACTAGGTTTATCCTCGACGAGTTTCTTTACGGTGTTTTCATCGAATTCATTTAATATGTTGAGATTTGTATAACTTGTTAAATGTTTATCTTTCAGTAGCATCAATAAATCTCCTTTCGGATCTATAATGTTAACATTTACTTTCTTTTTGAGAAAACTCGAGCTGATTATGTAGAGTAGCGTTGTTTTACCTGCTCCGGTGGGTCCGATGATTCCCACATGCCTTTCGAAATCATCAACCCATTTCAAACAGTATAGCAAACCTTCGATGCCTCTTCCAATACATATGTTATTAGAGGATTCAGGGGCTCCTGGAGTCACTAGGGCTTCGAAATCATCGTATATTGTGTTTTTCCTTATTGCGATCTGGTTCTTTATTAGATCGACGATAAGGTTTGGATCGCGAAAAATTTCTTTTTCAACGATTTTCTTTGGATGTGATCCGAGTAATGATGATAACTCTACTCCTAGGAACTCTATGTGTTTTTCCAGCTCGTTAGTATCATTAGAGCATAGAATGATTACTTTTGTATTGTGAAAACCTATATCATTTATTTTACTTATAAGATGATCGTATTCATCGCTGGTTTTCGATTTAATAAATTCCTCATACCTTTTAATGTTGACTAGTTTCTTAGCGGTTCTCCGTTTATCTAGCGGAACATACGTATCGATTATATATGAGTAAATTTTTTCATTTATTGTTGATAGGTGAGCTATTTTCCTCGATATTTGTGAAAATTTGTCCGCAGAAACTAATGTAGTATATGGAAGGTTCAGTTTGATTTTTATGCAGAACAAACTGTTAGTTGAAGAGAGAAAAGAGCTTTCCAGTCTTAATATCCCATCTGCATTGATCGAGTATTTCTTGGGAGATACTCTGGATCCTATGACTGGTTTGCCCGATTTATAGATATTTCTAATTATCAATATAAGTGACAATGCAATGATGAGGGATACATAGTTCACTTATCGAAT
This sequence is a window from Candidatus Tiamatella incendiivivens. Protein-coding genes within it:
- a CDS encoding DUF87 domain-containing protein; the encoded protein is MNYVSLIIALSLILIIRNIYKSGKPVIGSRVSPKKYSINADGILRLESSFLSSTNSLFCIKIKLNLPYTTLVSADKFSQISRKIAHLSTINEKIYSYIIDTYVPLDKRRTAKKLVNIKRYEEFIKSKTSDEYDHLISKINDIGFHNTKVIILCSNDTNELEKHIEFLGVELSSLLGSHPKKIVEKEIFRDPNLIVDLIKNQIAIRKNTIYDDFEALVTPGAPESSNNICIGRGIEGLLYCLKWVDDFERHVGIIGPTGAGKTTLLYIISSSFLKKKVNVNIIDPKGDLLMLLKDKHLTSYTNLNILNEFDENTVKKLVEDKPSIEKVLIIDEAWRVLPGIFKSNKAHHLFRESRSKKLRIIYATQNPWDLSSTVYSNTGTFIVFANQNLTYIRGVSEITGLGIEELSSLNTRLKFQAIVLRNGHFKPDRITIFKINNVH